One Mesorhizobium sp. J428 DNA segment encodes these proteins:
- the greA gene encoding transcription elongation factor GreA codes for MSRAFTKEDDDTEAIAMIGERPVSAERNLVTGEGLRQIEAEMGRLRDELSQAEKSQERVAVATILRDLRYWTSRRETAELSEPEADSQVVRFGMTVVLEGEDGKRRTWRIVGEDEADAAQGTISHVSPMARALFGKRVGDVVTVAGKEWEVVGLSSTSPAPQP; via the coding sequence ATGAGCAGGGCATTCACCAAGGAAGACGACGACACCGAGGCGATCGCGATGATCGGCGAGCGGCCGGTCAGCGCCGAGCGCAATCTCGTGACGGGCGAGGGACTGCGGCAGATCGAGGCGGAGATGGGGCGGCTGCGCGACGAGCTGTCCCAGGCCGAGAAGTCGCAGGAGCGTGTCGCCGTCGCCACCATCCTGCGCGACCTGCGCTACTGGACGTCCCGCCGCGAGACGGCCGAACTGTCGGAGCCGGAGGCGGACTCGCAGGTGGTGCGCTTCGGCATGACGGTGGTGCTGGAAGGCGAGGACGGCAAGCGCCGCACATGGCGGATCGTCGGCGAGGACGAGGCGGATGCGGCACAAGGCACCATCAGCCACGTTTCGCCGATGGCACGCGCGTTGTTCGGCAAGCGCGTCGGCGACGTGGTGACGGTGGCGGGCAAGGAGTGGGAAGTGGTGGGACTGTCCTCTACGTCTCCCGCGCCTCAGCCCTAG
- a CDS encoding RsmB/NOP family class I SAM-dependent RNA methyltransferase: MNPSVRLQATLELVQEIDHVARPVDAVVSAWFRTRRYIDDRDRGLILQTVYSLLRHHARLGWWLEGQGREDVPRNRLIAWLALKEGRTVDQVKNLFNGAKFSPAVLSEREQALLAKLEGHAIDHPAMPEEVRLECPDWAADALRARFGEAFAGEMAAMLTAAPLDLRVNPVKATRDDMLRALKGFGVKAEASALAPFGIRVDERLSLARLPMLKSGEVEIQDEGSQLVALLVEAKPGERVVDFCAGAGGKTLAIAAQMDNRGHVIACDVSEGRLKRGAERFRRAGLHNIQTRLLASETDKWVKRHKGGFDRVLVDAPCSGTGTWRRNPDARWRSPEEKGLDALVDMQGRILASAARLVKPGGRLVYATCSMLPQENEDQVAAFLEAHPGFKAVPLDEVAPQVKNSAHPEYLALTPSRHDTDGFFAAVMQREAAPTPDAPATS, from the coding sequence GTGAACCCTTCCGTCCGCCTGCAAGCAACGCTCGAACTTGTGCAAGAAATCGACCACGTCGCGCGTCCCGTCGATGCCGTCGTCTCGGCCTGGTTCAGGACCCGACGCTATATCGACGACCGCGATCGCGGCCTGATCCTTCAGACCGTCTATTCGCTGCTCAGGCATCATGCGCGGCTGGGCTGGTGGCTGGAGGGCCAAGGCCGCGAGGATGTGCCCCGCAACCGGCTGATCGCCTGGCTCGCGCTGAAGGAGGGGAGGACGGTCGATCAGGTGAAGAACCTGTTCAATGGGGCGAAGTTCTCGCCGGCCGTGCTGAGCGAGCGCGAGCAGGCGCTGCTGGCGAAGCTGGAGGGCCACGCGATCGACCATCCGGCCATGCCGGAGGAGGTGCGGCTCGAATGTCCGGACTGGGCGGCCGATGCGCTGCGAGCGCGGTTCGGCGAGGCCTTTGCGGGCGAGATGGCGGCAATGCTGACGGCGGCCCCGCTCGACCTGCGCGTCAATCCGGTCAAGGCCACGCGGGACGACATGCTTCGGGCGCTCAAGGGGTTCGGCGTGAAGGCGGAGGCGTCTGCCTTGGCTCCTTTCGGCATCCGTGTCGACGAGCGGCTGTCGCTGGCACGGCTGCCGATGCTGAAGAGCGGCGAGGTCGAGATCCAGGACGAGGGCTCGCAGCTCGTCGCTCTGCTGGTCGAAGCGAAGCCTGGCGAGCGCGTGGTCGACTTCTGCGCCGGGGCCGGCGGCAAGACGCTCGCCATCGCCGCACAGATGGACAACAGGGGCCATGTGATTGCCTGCGATGTCAGCGAAGGCCGTCTGAAGCGCGGCGCGGAACGGTTTCGCCGCGCGGGGCTGCACAATATCCAGACGCGGCTGCTGGCGAGCGAGACGGACAAGTGGGTCAAGCGCCATAAAGGCGGCTTCGATCGCGTGCTGGTGGACGCGCCGTGCAGCGGCACCGGCACATGGCGGCGCAATCCGGACGCACGCTGGCGCTCGCCGGAGGAGAAGGGCCTCGATGCACTGGTGGACATGCAGGGCCGCATCCTGGCAAGTGCGGCGCGGCTGGTGAAGCCCGGCGGCCGGCTGGTCTATGCGACCTGCTCGATGCTGCCGCAGGAGAACGAGGACCAGGTGGCGGCGTTCCTGGAGGCGCATCCGGGCTTCAAGGCGGTGCCGCTCGATGAGGTCGCGCCGCAGGTGAAGAACTCGGCGCATCCGGAGTATCTGGCGCTGACCCCTTCGCGGCACGACACCGACGGCTTCTTCGCCGCCGTGATGCAGCGGGAGGCCGCGCCGACGCCGGACGCGCCGGCTACTTCTTGA
- a CDS encoding YgiQ family radical SAM protein: METIASAQQAVIPLSARKPHTGRAAPFLPMSRAEMTALGWDECDVVLVTGDAYVDHPSFGMAIIGRLLESQGLRVGIISQPDWQSAEPFKALGRPRLFFGVTGGNLDSMVNRYTSDRKIRSDDAYTAGGEGGKRPDRCTIVYTQRCREAYKDVPIVLGGIEASLRRIAHYDFWSDKVRRSILADAKADLLIYGNAERAVVEVANRLAAGETVRDLDSVRGVALFRRVPEGFTELHADDIDSADEGATRTKGDTVIRLPSFEQVETDKDAYARASRVLHREANPGNARPLVQRHGDRDLWLNPPPIPLTSDEMDAVYDLPYARAPHPSYGDAKIPAWDMIKFSVTIMRGCFGGCTFCSITEHEGRIIQNRSEKSILQEIEKIRDKTPGFTGVISDIGGPTANMYRMACKDPKIEAACRLPSCVFPDICPNLNTSHDDLISLYRKVRETKGVKKVMVASGVRYDLAVKSPEYVKELVTHHVGGYLKIAPEHTERGPLDKMMKPGIGTYDKFKEMFDAAAKEAGKQYYLIPYFIAAHPGTTDEDMMHLALWLKKNRYRADQVQTFLPSPMATATAMYHTGVNTLKGVRRGGTDKVETVRGAKQRRLHKAFLRYHDPDNWPLLRDALKEMGRADLIGPRPDQLVPNFQPAGTGKAAGVKRPTRHNGRGQKFTTKGVQMFKK, encoded by the coding sequence ATGGAAACCATAGCCAGCGCCCAGCAAGCCGTCATTCCACTGTCGGCGCGCAAGCCTCACACCGGACGGGCCGCGCCCTTCCTGCCCATGAGCCGTGCCGAAATGACGGCGCTCGGCTGGGACGAATGCGACGTCGTGCTCGTCACCGGCGACGCCTATGTCGACCATCCGAGCTTCGGCATGGCGATCATCGGCCGCCTGCTCGAATCCCAGGGCCTGCGCGTCGGCATCATCTCGCAGCCCGACTGGCAGTCGGCGGAACCGTTCAAGGCGCTGGGCAGGCCGCGCCTGTTCTTCGGCGTCACCGGCGGCAACCTCGATTCCATGGTCAACCGCTACACGTCCGACCGGAAGATCCGCAGCGACGACGCCTATACGGCCGGCGGGGAGGGCGGGAAGAGGCCGGATCGCTGCACCATCGTCTACACGCAGCGCTGCCGCGAGGCCTACAAGGACGTGCCGATCGTGCTCGGCGGCATCGAGGCGTCGCTGCGCCGCATCGCGCATTACGACTTCTGGTCGGACAAGGTGCGCCGCTCGATCCTGGCCGACGCCAAGGCCGACCTGCTGATCTACGGCAATGCCGAGCGCGCCGTGGTCGAGGTGGCGAACCGGCTGGCCGCAGGCGAGACCGTGCGGGATCTGGACAGCGTCCGGGGCGTCGCCCTGTTCCGCCGCGTGCCGGAAGGCTTCACCGAACTCCACGCCGACGACATCGATTCCGCCGACGAGGGCGCCACCCGCACCAAGGGCGACACGGTGATCCGTCTGCCGTCGTTCGAGCAGGTCGAGACCGACAAGGATGCCTATGCGCGCGCCTCGCGCGTGCTGCACCGCGAGGCCAATCCTGGCAATGCGCGCCCGCTCGTCCAGCGCCATGGCGATCGCGACCTCTGGCTTAATCCGCCGCCGATCCCGCTGACCTCCGACGAGATGGACGCGGTCTACGACCTTCCTTATGCCCGCGCCCCGCACCCGTCCTATGGCGACGCCAAGATACCCGCCTGGGACATGATCAAGTTCTCGGTGACGATCATGCGCGGCTGCTTCGGCGGCTGCACCTTCTGCTCGATCACCGAGCACGAAGGCCGCATCATCCAGAACCGCTCGGAGAAATCGATCCTGCAGGAGATCGAAAAGATCCGCGACAAGACGCCGGGCTTCACCGGCGTCATCTCCGACATCGGCGGGCCGACCGCCAACATGTACCGAATGGCCTGCAAGGACCCGAAGATCGAGGCCGCCTGCCGGCTGCCGTCCTGCGTCTTCCCCGACATCTGCCCCAATCTCAACACCTCGCATGACGATCTGATCAGCCTCTATCGCAAGGTGCGCGAGACGAAGGGCGTCAAGAAGGTGATGGTGGCATCCGGCGTGCGCTACGACCTCGCCGTCAAGAGCCCGGAATATGTCAAGGAACTGGTGACCCATCACGTCGGCGGCTACCTCAAGATCGCGCCCGAGCACACCGAGCGCGGGCCGCTCGACAAGATGATGAAGCCCGGCATCGGCACCTATGACAAGTTCAAGGAAATGTTCGACGCCGCTGCGAAGGAAGCAGGCAAGCAGTATTACCTGATCCCCTATTTCATCGCGGCGCATCCGGGCACGACCGACGAGGACATGATGCACCTCGCGCTGTGGCTGAAGAAGAACCGTTACCGGGCCGACCAGGTGCAGACCTTCCTGCCTTCCCCGATGGCGACAGCAACCGCGATGTACCACACCGGCGTCAACACGCTGAAGGGCGTGCGTCGCGGCGGCACAGACAAGGTCGAGACCGTTCGCGGCGCCAAGCAGCGGCGTTTGCACAAGGCCTTCCTGCGCTATCACGACCCGGACAACTGGCCGCTGCTGCGCGATGCCTTGAAGGAGATGGGCCGCGCCGACCTGATCGGCCCGCGCCCGGACCAGCTCGTGCCGAACTTCCAGCCGGCCGGAACCGGCAAGGCCGCCGGCGTCAAACGTCCCACGCGCCACAACGGCCGCGGCCAGAAGTTCACGACCAAGGGCGTCCAGATGTTCAAGAAGTAG
- a CDS encoding type II toxin-antitoxin system death-on-curing family toxin, with translation MSWRFPSRQVVEALHAEQLRRHGGAQGLRDDNALESALHRAENKAAYGTPDIFELAAAYAFGLARNHAFVDGNKRTAIVTAMLFLALNGYRMTADDGRVYLFTMALAAGEIDEGGAAAFFRDHALKLD, from the coding sequence ATGAGCTGGAGGTTTCCGAGCCGACAGGTCGTTGAAGCTCTTCACGCAGAACAGTTGCGCCGCCACGGCGGCGCGCAGGGCTTGCGCGATGACAATGCCCTGGAATCGGCACTCCACCGCGCCGAGAACAAGGCCGCGTATGGCACACCGGACATCTTCGAGTTGGCTGCCGCCTATGCATTCGGACTCGCCCGTAATCACGCGTTTGTCGACGGCAACAAACGAACGGCGATTGTCACCGCAATGCTGTTTCTCGCACTGAACGGCTATCGTATGACCGCCGACGACGGGCGGGTCTATCTGTTCACGATGGCGCTTGCGGCCGGCGAGATCGATGAGGGCGGGGCGGCGGCGTTCTTTCGTGATCACGCGTTAAAGCTCGACTGA
- a CDS encoding AbrB/MazE/SpoVT family DNA-binding domain-containing protein, whose translation MNTVIRKIGNSEGVILPKEVLQNLNLKAGDSVVISENKGEIVLKKAGDEFEEQMAAAREIMDRYKVALQKLAE comes from the coding sequence ATGAACACCGTCATTCGCAAGATCGGAAATTCCGAAGGCGTCATCCTTCCCAAGGAAGTGCTCCAGAACCTTAATCTCAAAGCAGGTGACTCGGTCGTCATCTCTGAGAACAAGGGCGAAATCGTTCTCAAGAAGGCGGGCGACGAATTCGAGGAGCAGATGGCGGCGGCGCGGGAGATCATGGACCGCTACAAGGTGGCACTCCAGAAGCTCGCGGAATGA
- the scpA gene encoding methylmalonyl-CoA mutase: MIPDFSTVNWSAPKTQAPTAAASVWDTPEGIAVKRHYGEADLAGLPFLDNMPGTAPYLRGPYPTMYVQQPWTIRQYAGFSTAEESNAFYRRNLASGQKGLSIAFDLATHRGYDSDHPRVAGDVGMAGVAIDSILDMRQLFDGIPLDQMTVSMTMNGAVLPIMALYIIAGEEQGVPPAKLAGTIQNDILKEFMVRNTYIYPPKPSMRIISDIFSYTSREMPKFNSISISGYHIQEAGATVDLELAYTIADGIEYARAGVAAGLDIDNFAPRLSFFWNAGMNFYMEVAKQRAGRLIWAALMQKNFSPKSARSLALRAHTQTSGWSLTAQDPYNNIVRTMIEAMAATQGGTQSLHTNSFDEALALPTDHSARIARNTQILLQKESGTTRVIDPWGGSAFIERLTHDLATRALAHIEEVESLGGMAAAIEAGIPKMRIEEASARTQARIDSQEQALVGVNVHKPEQDIEVDVLKVDNAEVRARQLAKLQQLKGTRDVTAVETALDALTTAAHGDGNLLEFCIRAARAGATVGEMSFAMEKVFGRHAAEVKTISGVYRKAVGDLPVVDIVHDKVEAFKAKHGSAPRILVAKMGQDGHDRGQKVIATAFIDLGFDVTVGAMFQTPEEVAKLAIDHDVHIVGASSLAAGHLTLVPELKQALDRAGRSDIMIIAGGVIPPDDFDAVLKAGAAAIFPPGTVIPEAANDLMDRLMAG, from the coding sequence ATGATCCCTGATTTCTCGACCGTCAACTGGAGCGCCCCGAAGACGCAGGCGCCGACCGCGGCGGCCTCCGTCTGGGACACGCCCGAAGGCATCGCTGTCAAGCGGCATTACGGCGAGGCGGATCTCGCCGGCCTGCCCTTCCTCGACAACATGCCCGGCACTGCGCCCTATCTGCGCGGCCCCTACCCCACCATGTATGTCCAGCAGCCCTGGACCATCCGGCAATATGCCGGTTTCTCGACGGCCGAGGAATCCAACGCCTTCTACCGCCGCAACCTCGCGTCCGGCCAGAAGGGCCTCTCCATCGCCTTCGACCTCGCCACCCACCGCGGTTACGACAGCGACCATCCGCGCGTCGCCGGCGACGTCGGCATGGCAGGCGTGGCTATCGATTCCATCCTCGACATGCGCCAGCTCTTCGACGGCATCCCGCTCGACCAGATGACCGTGTCAATGACCATGAACGGCGCCGTGCTGCCGATCATGGCGCTCTACATCATCGCGGGCGAGGAACAGGGTGTGCCGCCGGCCAAGCTCGCCGGGACCATCCAGAACGACATCTTGAAGGAGTTCATGGTCCGCAACACCTACATCTACCCGCCGAAGCCGTCGATGCGGATCATTTCCGACATCTTCTCCTATACGTCGCGGGAGATGCCGAAGTTCAACTCGATCTCGATCTCGGGCTACCACATCCAGGAGGCCGGGGCGACGGTCGACCTCGAGCTCGCCTACACCATCGCCGATGGCATCGAGTACGCGCGCGCCGGCGTCGCGGCCGGCCTCGACATCGACAATTTCGCGCCGCGCCTCTCCTTCTTCTGGAACGCCGGCATGAACTTCTACATGGAAGTCGCCAAGCAGCGTGCCGGCCGGCTCATCTGGGCCGCGCTGATGCAGAAGAACTTCTCGCCGAAGAGCGCCAGGTCGCTGGCGCTGCGCGCCCACACCCAGACCTCGGGCTGGTCGCTCACCGCGCAGGACCCCTACAACAACATCGTGCGCACGATGATCGAGGCGATGGCCGCGACCCAGGGCGGCACCCAGTCGCTGCACACCAACTCCTTCGACGAGGCGTTGGCGCTGCCCACCGACCACTCGGCCCGGATCGCCCGCAACACGCAGATCCTGCTGCAGAAGGAATCCGGCACCACGCGCGTCATCGATCCGTGGGGCGGCTCGGCCTTCATCGAGCGCCTTACCCACGACCTCGCCACGCGTGCGCTCGCCCATATCGAAGAAGTCGAGAGCCTCGGCGGCATGGCGGCGGCCATCGAGGCCGGCATCCCCAAGATGCGCATCGAGGAGGCCTCGGCCCGCACCCAGGCCCGCATCGACAGCCAGGAACAGGCGCTGGTCGGCGTCAACGTCCACAAGCCCGAGCAGGACATCGAGGTCGACGTGCTCAAGGTCGACAATGCCGAGGTCCGCGCCCGCCAGCTCGCCAAGCTGCAGCAGCTCAAGGGCACCCGCGACGTTACCGCCGTCGAGACTGCGCTCGACGCACTGACCACGGCCGCGCACGGCGACGGCAACCTGCTCGAATTCTGCATCCGCGCCGCCCGCGCCGGCGCCACCGTCGGGGAAATGTCCTTCGCGATGGAAAAGGTGTTCGGCCGCCACGCGGCAGAAGTGAAGACCATCTCCGGCGTCTACCGCAAGGCGGTCGGCGACCTGCCCGTGGTCGACATCGTCCATGACAAGGTCGAGGCCTTCAAGGCCAAGCACGGCTCAGCCCCGCGTATCCTCGTCGCCAAGATGGGCCAGGACGGCCACGACCGCGGCCAGAAGGTCATCGCCACCGCCTTCATCGACCTCGGCTTCGACGTCACCGTCGGCGCCATGTTCCAGACGCCGGAGGAAGTGGCAAAACTCGCCATCGACCACGACGTCCACATCGTCGGCGCCTCCTCGCTCGCCGCCGGCCACCTGACGCTGGTCCCCGAACTCAAGCAGGCGCTGGACCGCGCCGGCCGCTCCGACATCATGATCATCGCCGGCGGCGTCATCCCGCCCGACGACTTCGATGCCGTTCTCAAGGCCGGCGCCGCCGCCATCTTCCCGCCCGGCACGGTGATCCCGGAGGCGGCGAACGACCTGATGGACCGGTTGATGGCGGGGTAG